The following are from one region of the Vibrio rarus genome:
- the rplA gene encoding 50S ribosomal protein L1 yields the protein MAKLTKRMRVIREKVDVTKEYEINEAVALLKELATANFNESVDVAVNLGIDARKSDQNVRGATVLPHGTGREIRVAVFTQGANAEAAKEAGADIVGMEDLAEQVKKGVMDFDVVVASPDAMRVVGQLGTILGPRGLMPNPKVGTVTPNVAQAVKNAKAGQVRYRNDKNGIIHTTIGKASFEVSQIQENLEALLVALKKAKPSSAKGTFLNKVSISTTMGAGVAVDQASLNTQAS from the coding sequence ATGGCAAAACTTACTAAGCGTATGCGCGTTATTCGCGAAAAAGTTGACGTTACTAAAGAGTACGAAATCAACGAAGCAGTTGCTCTTCTTAAAGAACTAGCAACCGCTAACTTCAATGAAAGTGTTGACGTTGCTGTTAACCTTGGCATTGACGCTCGTAAATCAGATCAAAACGTACGTGGTGCAACTGTACTACCTCACGGTACTGGTCGTGAAATTCGCGTAGCTGTATTCACCCAAGGTGCAAATGCAGAAGCTGCGAAAGAAGCTGGTGCTGACATCGTTGGTATGGAAGACCTAGCTGAGCAAGTTAAAAAGGGTGTGATGGACTTTGACGTAGTTGTTGCTTCTCCAGATGCAATGCGCGTTGTTGGTCAACTAGGTACTATCCTAGGTCCACGTGGCCTTATGCCAAACCCTAAAGTCGGTACTGTAACTCCTAACGTTGCTCAAGCGGTTAAGAACGCTAAAGCAGGTCAGGTTCGTTACCGTAACGACAAAAACGGCATCATCCACACTACTATTGGTAAAGCATCTTTTGAAGTTTCACAAATTCAAGAGAACTTAGAAGCACTACTTGTTGCTCTTAAGAAAGCGAAACCATCTTCAGCGAAAGGTACTTTCCTGAATAAAGTAAGCATCTCTACTACAATGGGTGCTGGTGTTGCTGTTGATCAGGCTAGCCTGAACACTCAAGCAAGCTAA
- the rplK gene encoding 50S ribosomal protein L11 — translation MAKKVEAYIKLQVAAGMANPSPPVGPALGQHGVNIMEFCKAFNAKTGDVEKGLPIPVVISVYNDRSFTFETKTPPAAVLLLKAAGIKSGSGRPNTEKVGTVTDAQVQEIAETKAADMTGADIEAMKRSIAGTARSMGLVVEG, via the coding sequence ATGGCTAAGAAAGTTGAAGCTTATATCAAACTGCAAGTTGCAGCAGGTATGGCAAACCCGTCGCCACCGGTTGGTCCTGCTCTAGGTCAACACGGTGTGAACATCATGGAATTCTGTAAAGCGTTTAACGCAAAAACAGGTGATGTTGAGAAAGGTCTACCAATCCCAGTTGTTATCTCTGTATACAACGACCGTTCTTTCACGTTCGAAACTAAGACTCCACCTGCAGCAGTTCTACTGCTTAAAGCAGCTGGCATTAAGTCTGGTTCTGGTCGTCCGAACACTGAGAAAGTTGGTACTGTAACTGACGCTCAAGTTCAAGAGATCGCAGAAACTAAAGCTGCAGATATGACTGGCGCTGACATCGAAGCGATGAAGCGTTCTATCGCGGGTACTGCTCGTTCAATGGGCCTAGTGGTAGAGGGTTAA
- the nusG gene encoding transcription termination/antitermination protein NusG, translating into MSEAPKKRWYVVQAFSGFEGRVATSLREYIRMHDMEEFFGEVLVPTEEVVEMRAGQRRKSERKFFPGYVLVQMIMNDESWHLVRSIPRVMGFIGGTSDKPAPITDKEADAILNRLEKASEAPRPRTMYEAGEIVRVNDGPFADFNGTVEEVDYEKSRLKVSVSIFGRATPVELEFGQVEKVD; encoded by the coding sequence ATGAGTGAAGCACCAAAGAAACGTTGGTATGTGGTTCAGGCTTTTTCTGGTTTTGAAGGTCGTGTAGCTACTTCTCTTCGCGAATATATCAGAATGCATGATATGGAAGAATTTTTTGGCGAAGTATTAGTTCCAACTGAAGAAGTTGTTGAAATGCGTGCTGGCCAGCGTCGCAAGAGCGAGCGTAAATTCTTCCCTGGCTATGTGCTTGTTCAAATGATTATGAACGATGAGTCATGGCACTTAGTGCGTAGTATTCCTCGTGTTATGGGCTTTATTGGTGGCACTTCAGATAAACCTGCACCAATCACAGACAAAGAAGCTGACGCTATCTTAAATCGTCTTGAGAAGGCAAGTGAAGCACCTCGTCCTCGTACAATGTACGAAGCGGGTGAGATTGTTCGTGTTAACGACGGTCCTTTTGCTGACTTCAACGGTACTGTTGAAGAAGTTGATTACGAGAAGAGTCGTCTTAAAGTGTCCGTATCGATCTTCGGTCGTGCAACACCAGTAGAACTCGAATTCGGTCAAGTTGAAAAAGTTGACTAA
- the secE gene encoding preprotein translocase subunit SecE: MKANAETPDSSSAADIFKWIVVFVLLAAAVVGNHLYGEMSVVIRAASVVALIAIALGVAATTTKGKATIVFARESRMEIRKVVWPTRQETMQTTLIVLAVSIVMALALWGIDGIMVRLVSLATGV; the protein is encoded by the coding sequence ATGAAAGCAAATGCAGAAACTCCTGATAGCTCAAGTGCAGCAGACATCTTCAAGTGGATTGTCGTTTTTGTTCTGCTAGCCGCTGCTGTTGTAGGTAATCATCTTTATGGTGAAATGTCTGTAGTGATTCGCGCTGCGAGTGTTGTTGCCTTAATTGCAATTGCTCTAGGTGTGGCCGCTACGACTACAAAAGGTAAAGCTACGATCGTATTTGCACGCGAATCTCGCATGGAGATCCGCAAGGTTGTTTGGCCTACTCGCCAAGAAACTATGCAAACGACGTTGATCGTATTGGCTGTAAGTATTGTTATGGCTCTAGCGCTTTGGGGTATAGACGGAATAATGGTTCGTCTTGTATCTCTAGCGACTGGGGTGTGA
- the tuf gene encoding elongation factor Tu, producing the protein MSKEKFERTKPHVNVGTIGHVDHGKTTLTAAICTTLSKVYGGEAKDFASIDNAPEERERGITIATSHVEYDTPERHYAHVDCPGHADYVKNMITGAAQMDGGILVVAATDGPMPQTREHILLGRQVGIPFIIVFMNKCDMVDDEELLELVEMEVRELLSEYDYPGDDLPVIQGSALGALNGEKEWEDKIVELAEALDSYIPLPERAVDQPFLLPIEDVFSIQGRGTVVTGRIERGILRVGDEVEIVGIKETTLTTCTGVEMFRKLLDEGRAGENVGALLRGTKRDDVERGQVLAAKGSINPHTKFESEVYVLSKDEGGRHTPFFKGYRPQFYFRTTDVTGDITLPEGVEMVMPGDNVQMTVELIAPIAMDEGLRFAIREGGRTVGAGVVAKIFD; encoded by the coding sequence GTGTCTAAAGAAAAATTTGAACGTACGAAACCGCACGTAAACGTTGGTACTATCGGCCACGTTGACCACGGTAAAACAACTCTAACTGCTGCTATCTGTACTACTTTGTCAAAAGTATACGGTGGTGAAGCTAAAGATTTCGCATCTATCGATAACGCTCCTGAAGAGCGTGAGCGCGGTATCACAATCGCTACTTCTCACGTAGAGTACGATACTCCTGAACGTCACTACGCACACGTAGACTGTCCTGGACACGCCGATTATGTTAAAAACATGATCACTGGTGCTGCTCAAATGGACGGCGGTATCCTAGTTGTTGCTGCGACAGATGGCCCTATGCCTCAAACTCGTGAGCACATCCTACTTGGTCGTCAGGTTGGTATCCCATTCATCATCGTATTCATGAACAAATGTGACATGGTTGATGACGAAGAACTACTTGAACTAGTAGAAATGGAAGTTCGTGAACTTCTTTCTGAATACGACTACCCAGGTGATGATCTACCTGTAATTCAAGGTTCTGCACTTGGCGCTCTAAACGGCGAAAAAGAGTGGGAAGACAAGATTGTTGAGCTTGCAGAAGCACTAGATTCTTACATTCCACTTCCAGAGCGTGCTGTTGACCAACCGTTCCTACTTCCTATTGAAGATGTATTCTCAATTCAAGGTCGTGGTACAGTTGTTACTGGTCGTATCGAACGCGGTATCCTACGTGTAGGTGACGAAGTAGAAATCGTTGGTATCAAAGAAACAACTCTTACTACTTGTACTGGTGTTGAAATGTTCCGCAAACTGCTTGACGAAGGTCGTGCAGGTGAGAACGTTGGTGCACTTCTACGTGGTACTAAGCGTGATGACGTTGAACGTGGCCAAGTACTTGCTGCTAAAGGTTCAATCAACCCACACACTAAATTTGAGTCAGAAGTGTACGTTCTTTCAAAAGACGAAGGCGGCCGCCACACTCCTTTCTTCAAAGGTTACCGTCCACAGTTCTACTTCCGTACAACTGACGTAACAGGCGACATCACTCTACCTGAAGGTGTTGAGATGGTAATGCCAGGTGACAACGTTCAAATGACTGTTGAGCTAATCGCTCCAATCGCAATGGACGAAGGTCTACGCTTCGCAATCCGTGAAGGTGGCCGTACTGTTGGTGCTGGTGTTGTTGCTAAGATTTTCGATTAA
- the coaA gene encoding type I pantothenate kinase, with the protein MTPHMTFNRQQWSKLKASVPMVLNDSDIEELQGINEDLDTKEVEEIYLPLSRLINLHAGSQQQRQRVLDTFLHKEGEHSPFIVGIAGSVAVGKSTTARVMQALLSRWGDHPKVALITTDGFLYPNEVLQSKGIMHRKGFPESYNIQKLIDFVSDVKAGKEKVTAPVYSHLTYNITDDVEIVDRPDILILEGLNVLQSGMDYPDQSHRVFVSDFLDFSIYVDADSSLIEQWYINRFLKFRDGAFKKPNSYFSHYTKLTQEEAIAKARSIWCDINGENLRANILPTKARANLILKKARDHKVNKILLRR; encoded by the coding sequence ATGACTCCACATATGACATTCAATCGACAGCAATGGTCAAAGCTAAAAGCTTCTGTACCTATGGTGTTAAATGACTCTGACATTGAAGAACTTCAAGGTATCAACGAAGATCTTGATACTAAAGAAGTAGAGGAAATTTACCTTCCCCTTTCTCGGTTGATTAATTTACATGCTGGTTCACAACAGCAACGACAGCGAGTGCTTGATACTTTCCTACATAAAGAAGGAGAGCATAGTCCTTTTATTGTGGGTATCGCTGGCAGCGTTGCCGTAGGAAAGAGTACTACCGCACGAGTTATGCAAGCCTTATTGTCTCGTTGGGGGGATCATCCGAAAGTGGCTTTAATCACCACCGATGGGTTCCTTTATCCTAATGAAGTACTACAAAGTAAAGGGATTATGCACCGCAAAGGCTTTCCTGAGTCGTATAACATTCAGAAGCTGATTGATTTTGTTTCTGATGTTAAAGCAGGCAAAGAAAAAGTAACCGCACCCGTTTATTCTCACCTCACCTATAATATTACTGACGATGTGGAAATTGTAGATAGACCCGATATATTGATCTTAGAAGGATTGAATGTTTTACAGTCCGGTATGGATTATCCAGACCAGTCGCATCGTGTGTTTGTCTCTGACTTTTTAGATTTCTCCATTTATGTTGATGCTGATAGTTCTTTAATAGAGCAATGGTATATAAACCGCTTCTTAAAATTTCGTGACGGCGCATTCAAAAAACCAAACTCTTACTTTAGCCACTACACTAAGTTAACCCAAGAAGAAGCTATCGCTAAGGCGCGCTCTATATGGTGTGACATCAATGGTGAGAATTTACGTGCCAACATATTGCCAACCAAAGCAAGAGCAAACTTAATTTTAAAGAAAGCTAGGGATCACAAAGTCAATAAGATTCTTTTAAGACGCTGA
- the birA gene encoding bifunctional biotin--[acetyl-CoA-carboxylase] ligase/biotin operon repressor BirA, whose amino-acid sequence MKDFSFNLELIQLLSGGGFHSGEQLGEHFGVSRAAIARHIKSIQELGIDIYSVKGKGYRLEQPLDLMNQQLLRDQLCTPIEVIPVIDSTNQHMLNQKELPSGSVCVAEYQTQGRGRRGREWVSPFGTNIYYSMYWRLEAGLPAAMGISLVIGLALVDALEQLGVQGLKLKWPNDVYHNNKKLAGILVELSGQAGDAANLVIGIGLNVSMPEQVQGINQPWTSLKEISDKKHQRNDIVVVMTNALQSAISLYEQEGLQPFLAQWNQYDNFIDQPIKLIMGHKEVVGVCKGINQQGALLLDTGNEIEAFIGGEISVRSAS is encoded by the coding sequence ATGAAAGACTTTAGTTTTAATCTAGAATTGATCCAACTGCTTAGTGGTGGCGGTTTTCATTCAGGAGAGCAGTTAGGTGAACATTTTGGTGTCTCTAGAGCCGCAATTGCTCGTCATATCAAATCTATCCAAGAGTTAGGAATTGATATATACAGCGTTAAAGGCAAAGGATATAGACTAGAACAACCGCTGGATTTAATGAATCAACAACTCCTCCGAGATCAACTCTGCACCCCTATTGAGGTGATACCTGTTATTGATTCCACCAATCAACACATGTTGAATCAAAAGGAGTTACCCTCTGGTAGCGTCTGTGTAGCGGAATACCAAACTCAAGGACGTGGACGCAGAGGGCGTGAATGGGTATCTCCGTTTGGCACTAACATTTATTACTCTATGTATTGGCGTTTAGAGGCAGGCCTACCAGCGGCTATGGGCATTAGTTTGGTTATAGGTTTAGCCTTGGTTGATGCTTTGGAGCAACTTGGTGTCCAAGGTTTGAAATTGAAGTGGCCCAATGATGTTTATCACAATAATAAAAAACTAGCGGGAATTTTGGTTGAGCTTTCTGGGCAAGCCGGTGATGCCGCTAATTTAGTGATTGGTATTGGTCTAAACGTATCAATGCCTGAACAAGTGCAAGGGATAAACCAACCTTGGACAAGTTTAAAAGAGATTTCTGATAAAAAGCATCAAAGAAATGACATTGTGGTTGTGATGACAAACGCTTTGCAAAGCGCAATCTCTCTCTATGAGCAGGAGGGATTACAACCCTTCTTAGCACAATGGAACCAATACGATAACTTCATCGATCAACCCATCAAACTGATTATGGGACACAAGGAAGTCGTAGGGGTGTGTAAAGGCATTAATCAACAAGGTGCCTTGCTGTTAGACACCGGTAATGAGATTGAAGCTTTTATCGGAGGGGAAATATCTGTTAGATCAGCGTCTTAA
- the murB gene encoding UDP-N-acetylmuramate dehydrogenase: MMHITSQADLSSYHTFSIESYCDYLVEAHSLEDLIAIYTNPDWEGVPKLPIGTGSNMLFTEHFAGVAVLNRLLGKTVTETDNYFLLEVSAGEDWPQLVEWTIKNDMPGLENLALIPGCAGTAPIQNIGAYGLEFKDVCDYVEYLDLDTLTLQRLSFELCQFGYRDSIFKHQLSGKAIITKVGLKLDKVWVAKTEYGALQKLIVGDVSAPKVFDAVCKVRRSKLPDPTVLGNAGSFFKNPIISNQQFAKLKLSYPNMVGYPAGEQMKVAAGWLIDNAGLKGYSQGGARVHAEQALVIVNFNHATAQDVLAVAWHVRQCVLQKYNIELEHEVRFIGNKEETNLVAIYQGQPNERL, from the coding sequence ATGATGCACATTACCTCTCAAGCTGATCTTTCTTCTTATCATACGTTTTCAATTGAAAGCTACTGTGATTATCTAGTTGAAGCACATTCCTTGGAAGATCTTATTGCCATATATACTAACCCCGACTGGGAAGGTGTGCCAAAACTGCCCATTGGTACGGGTAGCAATATGTTATTTACTGAGCACTTTGCTGGGGTTGCGGTGTTAAATCGTTTGCTAGGCAAAACAGTCACAGAAACAGACAATTACTTTTTGTTGGAAGTTTCTGCTGGAGAAGATTGGCCTCAATTAGTTGAGTGGACGATTAAAAATGACATGCCTGGATTGGAAAACTTAGCTTTAATACCAGGGTGTGCAGGAACTGCCCCCATCCAAAATATTGGAGCGTATGGTTTAGAGTTTAAAGATGTGTGTGATTATGTAGAGTATTTGGATTTAGATACATTAACGTTGCAACGATTGTCGTTTGAGTTATGCCAGTTTGGCTATAGAGACTCTATCTTCAAGCACCAATTATCTGGTAAGGCAATAATTACCAAAGTTGGCTTAAAGTTGGATAAGGTTTGGGTAGCAAAAACGGAGTATGGTGCATTACAAAAGTTGATAGTGGGGGATGTTTCTGCACCAAAGGTTTTCGATGCAGTTTGTAAAGTTCGTCGCTCAAAGTTGCCTGATCCTACTGTGCTGGGTAATGCAGGCAGTTTTTTTAAAAACCCTATTATCTCCAATCAACAATTCGCAAAACTTAAGCTGTCCTATCCTAATATGGTGGGTTATCCCGCGGGAGAGCAGATGAAAGTTGCCGCAGGTTGGCTGATTGATAATGCTGGACTAAAGGGATACAGCCAAGGGGGGGCAAGAGTTCATGCGGAGCAAGCCTTGGTCATAGTTAACTTTAATCATGCCACTGCGCAGGATGTATTGGCGGTGGCTTGGCATGTCAGACAGTGTGTTTTGCAGAAATACAACATTGAGTTAGAGCATGAAGTTCGCTTCATAGGCAATAAAGAAGAAACGAATTTAGTCGCCATATACCAAGGTCAACCTAATGAAAGACTTTAG
- a CDS encoding GNAT family N-acetyltransferase: MNTLTIKELEPIRLPLLKKLYKSHYPATKIKGNEYILVAEVNSQIMGVVRFRPIEKWRLLTGMMVIPEVRHQGIASQLLKFSQTHLLNDNVYCFSYQHLRPLYENHGFKFVEAETLPSTLSKLYSRYIKSGKSLIAMQYRD; this comes from the coding sequence ATGAATACCTTAACTATCAAAGAACTGGAACCTATTCGGCTTCCTTTATTGAAGAAGCTCTATAAATCTCACTACCCTGCAACCAAGATAAAGGGCAATGAATACATATTAGTGGCGGAGGTAAACTCGCAGATCATGGGTGTCGTTCGTTTTAGACCTATAGAGAAATGGAGACTACTTACTGGAATGATGGTTATTCCTGAAGTTCGTCATCAGGGCATCGCCTCTCAACTTCTGAAATTCAGTCAGACTCACCTGTTAAATGACAATGTTTATTGTTTTTCATATCAACATCTGCGACCACTTTATGAAAACCACGGTTTTAAATTTGTTGAGGCGGAAACGCTCCCTTCAACGCTAAGTAAGCTTTATTCACGCTATATTAAGAGCGGAAAATCGCTTATTGCCATGCAATATCGGGATTAA
- the pssA gene encoding CDP-diacylglycerol--serine O-phosphatidyltransferase: MVLAKNVIDGLKAVPVDPKDFKTLYSAKEFKAQLLELIKTAKKRIYIAALYLEDDEAGREVFGEIYKAKQANPDLDVQICVDWHRAQRGLIGAESSDGNAAMYTGMAETHSHTVPVYGVPVRGKEVFGVLHLKGFIFDDTILYSGASINNIYLHQKERYRFDRYHQITNSVIANAMADYISSALINNPAVNSLTVHDRPSTKSLKSAIRQLRATLAVTNYKFTPEKIEEGNVAITPIVGVGKRRNLLNMAIIQLLQDAKEEIQICTPYFNFPKSVARELKKALKRGVKVSVIVGDKTANDFFIDPEEEFKTVGGLPYLYEMNLRRFLKANEANIASRKLDILLWQDEGNSYHLKGMWVDKKNMLITGSNLNPRAWKLDLENALLVRDPEALLESQFQQEFDNIMKDTQRIGSYKHIEKIEDYPEPVQKLLRKITRVKADRVLKQLL; this comes from the coding sequence ATGGTTTTAGCTAAAAATGTCATCGATGGACTGAAAGCCGTCCCCGTTGACCCAAAAGACTTTAAAACTCTTTATTCAGCAAAAGAGTTCAAAGCACAGCTACTAGAGCTTATCAAAACAGCCAAAAAGCGCATTTACATCGCCGCCTTGTATCTCGAGGACGATGAAGCTGGGCGTGAGGTTTTTGGTGAAATCTATAAAGCAAAACAAGCTAATCCAGACTTAGACGTCCAAATTTGTGTTGATTGGCATAGAGCTCAACGCGGCTTAATTGGTGCGGAATCGTCTGATGGTAATGCAGCAATGTATACGGGCATGGCTGAAACACACAGCCATACCGTTCCTGTATATGGCGTTCCTGTAAGAGGAAAAGAAGTTTTTGGTGTACTACACCTAAAAGGCTTTATTTTTGACGACACCATTCTTTATAGTGGCGCAAGTATTAACAATATCTATCTACATCAAAAAGAAAGATATCGTTTTGATCGATACCATCAGATCACCAACTCCGTCATTGCTAATGCGATGGCTGACTATATTAGTAGCGCGTTAATTAACAACCCAGCAGTGAACTCATTAACCGTTCACGACCGTCCTTCTACCAAGTCTTTAAAAAGTGCTATTCGCCAACTTAGAGCTACTTTAGCAGTAACCAATTACAAGTTTACTCCGGAGAAGATAGAGGAAGGTAACGTTGCAATCACCCCTATCGTTGGTGTTGGAAAGCGAAGAAACTTATTAAACATGGCGATTATCCAACTTCTCCAGGATGCCAAAGAAGAAATCCAGATTTGTACGCCTTATTTTAATTTTCCTAAAAGCGTCGCAAGAGAACTAAAAAAAGCATTAAAACGCGGCGTTAAAGTATCCGTGATCGTCGGCGATAAAACCGCTAATGACTTCTTTATTGATCCCGAAGAAGAGTTTAAAACTGTAGGCGGACTTCCGTATCTATATGAAATGAACCTGCGCCGCTTCTTAAAAGCCAACGAAGCAAATATTGCCAGTCGCAAACTGGATATCCTTTTATGGCAAGATGAAGGTAATAGCTATCATCTAAAAGGAATGTGGGTTGATAAGAAAAATATGTTAATCACAGGCAGCAACCTAAACCCAAGAGCATGGAAACTCGATTTAGAGAATGCCTTGTTAGTTAGGGATCCTGAAGCACTCCTTGAAAGTCAGTTCCAACAAGAATTTGATAATATTATGAAAGATACCCAACGTATCGGTAGCTACAAACATATTGAAAAAATAGAAGATTATCCTGAACCTGTGCAAAAATTACTACGTAAAATAACACGAGTAAAAGCAGATAGAGTACTCAAACAACTTCTATAG